Proteins encoded within one genomic window of Plasmodium relictum strain SGS1 genome assembly, contig: PRELSG_00_v1_254, whole genome shotgun sequence:
- a CDS encoding reticulocyte binding protein, putative → MTSKLTVCTTKGQCYKKNVKIALNKSKYNTNNLLFYLNLKNNEKFKNSFISEYENKKKKEPNSTKNSFIQSKILVSTDEILRYYNNFVDEINIHFDTITKYHINAAAYDDSSSYLSNYKNAFNRNTKSDIEELSKCTKEIMKFFKETKQKMQEEFYNLLSLKEDNKTNQYQLGYQKFKSNIQKHELTTRSEMRTCGQKNKGAYNSLYRLIRDEFCTNVECNLMVSIDKKQVKKSNFVYSKVMDEYKEKMLTYTRSNKDVLEQISTFLNSEVVQIIIKENICEKTCRNSLRMLVKKIDDTEKIYKNGIDKENKYYNEFQSDCSRAQTLYLQKEYISNTLIKSLERYEGFVCYNKWNSELKKNFDEDKKQFDSILQNVLEELGKNIVSLVYPENIATESNQIFSKATEIYNRTVNMIREHFIVLENLSYKYSIIEISNIIDELTQLYSDVFNYEISLKDKYRELNMKYKSIEDNKNEVEKIKGTIQLRENKLVDLTYDVLNKKKKIDDIIRSAKNELDTLNEYDQELKTLIGEIDLKKTQVQTKKDKIEELKRQEDEKIKNVIEEIKKYLGKINEKKSNYKTIIDIKESSRKDLNIIKNFKSETFFNDNEYTEKIQEMDGKISSALEELFNNGKLEESFNEISRFLTEKNSLNYEENNMEKLNIILDETQKKISEIENTISNATSIINEKVTPITKNIEELKNEIITKSIEDLYNKINNSFETFNVSINSISGYTNEYEKESKKMKKFEDDITIQKNELLHKNNEKYSNELEEKDISLTALDHEKISEKKKNIEEHINNNRSIISTIEKELELYEKIEKYFTMSKDQTIVSNIKGLKEQICPVDMNNKLKGFQTKLSNTTNIIESSIKNIESYKKIIEGIYILNKIINMSDNCNTSINNLRKNTDSIKKKIDEEDAIISRENKVEENIKNNFLSKIRKKKEDTEDIIRNIDELKKNLTEIIESSINLKEKANGVIILETLEEHLKNVSIQESRFNDITKKIDETRVSIELLNKKVDSAIKGQHDEISNIFHKHIIELYEKIKNDTQTNSKIIKDTEACLQNYDFENDIEKVKKEKNKKNLKDISQSIKNKMEDVNKINKTIIDIQNKSQKLFDESNNEKSRENSSDKKNNIKKIYETMAEILKELEKEITNLGYYLVNIKENKIQYKKESVNYTVDQINDEKEKANKRMEIIDELKKKIIQLKEKTIDISKDELESFNYEIPASKAKENQQKINELVQEANALKEKVSSDNTESGIDNMQIIIETKLRNIIIENNSIDNASYEMENMEKCLMTKRFNSIMDTIRISFTKAKREKEITNEKFTKSEDIKKKIIADFQRAKDLRNVLIEVLDENSVDEKIKEIKLINDDIIVNTGNINEFLTITEQHKENCRMNYHNIERGKYTIEYLKNHDYNEKKEITGSVIEEINKYVKESRDYSDKADKYSIDTRNNYDLCCKYKEDMDDLLNESLILGENIKYKLKVNEINNIWGAIQNDYNNIESLLKKLIGRLNILKKDIIIIEQEKEETNSEKSIKAYGQIQTTKVHSNRLLEELETLKQRTMDNLNGSKSAVELISRENETAEKEISDRLKAEQENLKRSIEILRKVEINKNLMSDELNKLKGIEININDMDNEMKKSKKLYEEGILEEIKKVADKEKENIEFLMKSINATIGNIITFIGELQLEENDLVEKCEDTRKKMNDIYNIFDKSYGNIEKFVLNIIEPTSTYASAKEKREEAELEEEKLKNQKHEMENLLKIINDIKRNEILRLILHMKKDLDKLDEKAKEEHSWIEIQIKDIKGNIENIKDSDSINSALDELNKIKKKSDEINKSKIRYSAYKDEIHAFYSNINKTLSFIDMGIKTISEMKDYESMKNIEDIILRIEENLGDINKKVRENKDILIKAESIYEEVKLREELKKRIKEELNKIDGIFSIIQGALDKYTKIKEINFDDEKCDVFFKIIKESENLKNISNAYMSKLNKMDGVLKLNTIKTELDNKKSSLTDLERRVEATKTDKDEFSSKILRGIKNNIGTITKEIDYEYSNVSEINIFFYELLELGKNYKLSLQYAVSTTVNIEISKDMLIIEKKKKDAALCVQYIKNSCDSMINDINIINKSYKSNIISTYESNNVENANVLSEELKRKGDEGMKTTNDIKKLLLTMNESKDENKVDEYLQKLKDMYEIFQKERININEIFRNINDIKLKEMDKNSEKLIDIAHLHKNIVENQEEKFLNMKKQLSEIRDFLIGREKELLGIVECVDIECMQKINKIDEEVKHKTKEISELENNSSSENNKILIYTEKVSHLIERAKFLLRDIELYEHESDYDLSEKMNNSMLDELDNYIKRIKEKGNKSKELFENYIQKNKDLFLENNNTFLSVHGIIKNINDIIEIYRRKLSGQEEKNKIRDILDETIKKNEHENFSVNDDINKNSQKGEGKQNLTKNIVSNGNKESNENNDSKGKNKTEGKTIKLAHGMLGGLLISCVIVVILYKGKGVENNVDEYVHEEYENGEDLFNSSDREEVIEVNFIEGE, encoded by the exons ATGACTAGTAAACTAACTGTatgtactacaaaag gtcaatgttataagaaaaatgttaaaatagCTTTAAACAAGTCTAAATATAACACAAACAatttattgttttatttgaatttaaaaaataacgaaaaattcaaaaattcttttatcaGTGAatatgaaaacaaaaaaaagaaagaaccAAATAGTactaaaaattcttttattcaGAGTAAAATTTTAGTATCAACAGATGAAATTTTAAGATATTATAACAATTTCGTTGATGAAATTAATATTCATTTTGATACAATAACAAAATATCACATAAATGCAGCTGCTTATGATGATTCGAGTTCATATCTTTCAAATTACAAAAATGCTTTTAATAGAAATACCAAAAGTGATATAGAAGAGCTTTCAAAATGCACAAAAGAAATCATGAAGTTCTTTAAAGAAACTAAACAGAAAATGCAAGAAGAATTTTACAACTTACTATCTCTCAAAGAGGATAATAAAACTAATCAATATCAATTAGGATATCAAAAATTCAAATCAAACATACAAAAGCATGAACTAACTACAAGATCAGAGATGAGAACATGCggacaaaaaaataaaggagCTTATAATAGTCTGTACCGGTTGATACGTGATGAGTTTTGTACTAATGTAGAATGTAATTTAATGGTAAGCATAGATAAAAAACAAGTAAAAAAATCTAATTTTGTGTATTCAAAAGTTATGGatgaatataaagaaaaaatgttaaCATATACACGTTCTAATAAAGACGTCTTAGAACAAATTAgcacttttttaaattctgaAGTAGtacaaataattataaaagaaaacatATGTGAAAAAACATGTAGAAATTCCTTAAGGATgttagttaaaaaaattgatgacaccgaaaaaatatataaaaacggtatagataaagaaaataaatattataatgaatTTCAAAGTGATTGTTCAAGAGCACAAACACTCTATTTGCAGAAAgaatatatttcaaatacTCTTATCAAATCTTTAGAAAGATATGAAGGATTTGTCTGTTATAACAAATGGAATTCtgagttaaaaaaaaattttgatgaaGATAAAAAACAATTTGATAGCATTCTTCAAAATGTATTAGAAGAATTAGGAAAAAATATAGTTTCACTAGTTTATCCTGAAAATATAGCAACAGAAAGCAATcaaattttttcaaaagcAACTGAAATATATAATCGTACAGTAAATATGATTCGTGAACATTTTATAGTATTAGAAAATTTATCGTATAAATATAGTATTATAGAAATTTCCAATATCATAGATGAACTTACTCAATTATATTCTGATGTATTTAATTATGAAATTAGTTTGAAAGATAAATATAGAGAACTGAACATGAAATATAAATCGAttgaagataataaaaatgaggtagaaaaaataaaaggaacAATTCAACTAAGGGAAAATAAATTAGTGGATCTTACATATGatgtattaaataaaaaaaaaaaaattgatgatATAATAAGATCAGCAAAAAACGAACTTGATACATTAAATGAATATGATCaagaattaaaaacattaatAGGAGAAATTGacttaaaaaaaacacaagttcaaacaaaaaaagataaaatagaagaattaaaaagacaggaagatgaaaaaatcaaaaatgtaatagaagaaataaaaaaatacctaggaaaaataaatgagaaaaaaagcAATTATAAAACAATTATAGATATAAAAGAAAGTTCCAGAAAGGATTTaaatatcattaaaaattttaaaagtgagacattttttaatgataatgaaTACACAGAAAAAATACAAGAGATGGATGGAAAAATAAGCTCAGCTTTAgaagaattatttaataatggGAAATTAGAAGAAtcatttaatgaaatatcAAGATTTTTAACTGAAAAGAATTCATTAAATTATGAGGAAAATAACATGGAAAAacttaatataatattagatgaaacacaaaaaaaaatttcagaaatagaaaatactATTAGTAACGCTACAAgtattataaatgaaaaagtaacacctataacaaaaaatattgaagagCTTAAGaatgaaataataacaaaGTCAATTGaagatttatataataaaataaataattcatttgAAACTTTTAATGTTTCAATTAATTCAATATCTGGGTATACGAatgaatatgaaaaagaaagtaaaaaaatgaaaaaatttgaaGATGATATAACAATTCAAAAGAATGAATTGTTGCACAAAaacaatgaaaaatatagtaaTGAATTGGAAGAAAAAGATATCTCTCTAACTGCTTTAGATCATGAAAAAATCtctgaaaagaaaaaaaatatagaagaacatattaataataacagAAGTATCATAAGTACAATTGAAAAGGAATTagaattatatgaaaaaatagaaaaatactTTACTATGTCCAAGGATCAAACAATTGTAAGTAACATCAAAGGTTTAAAAGAACAAATTTGTCCTGTagatatgaataataaattaaagggTTTTCAAACGAAACTTAGTAATACAACAAATATAATAGAAAgtagtataaaaaatattgaatcatataaaaaaattatagaaggtatttatattctaaataaaattataaatatgtcTGATAACTGTAATACatcaattaataatttaagaaaaaatacagattccataaaaaaaaaaatagatgaaGAAGATGCTATAATTAGTAGAGAAAATAAAGTAGaagaaaacataaaaaataattttttaagcaaaattagaaaaaaaaaagaagatacaGAAGATATAATAAGAAACATTGAtgagttaaaaaaaaatctaacCGAAATTATAGAATCATCTATTAATTTAAAGGAAAAAGCTAATGGTGTTATTATATTAGAAACTTTAGAAGAACATTTAAAGAATGTATCAATTCAAGAATCTCGTTTTAATGATATTACAAAGAAAATAGATGAAACAAGAGTATCAATTGAGTTATTAAATAAGAAAGTTGATAGTGCAATAAAAGGTCAACATGACGaaatttcaaatatatttcataaacATATTATtgaattatatgaaaaaataaagaatgaTACACAAACAAAttctaaaattataaaagataCAGAAGCATGTTTGCAAAATTATGATTTCGAAAATGATATAGAAAAGGTTAAGAAAGAAaagaataagaaaaatttaaaagatatatcACAGagcattaaaaataaaatggaagacgttaataaaattaataaaacaattatagatatacaaaataaatCTCAAAAGTTATTTGATGAATCTAATAACGAAAAAAGCAGAGAAAATTCAagtgataaaaaaaacaatataaaaaaaatttatgagaCAATGgcagaaatattaaaagaattggAAAAAGAGATAACAAATTTAGGATATTACTTAGTAAATATAAAGGAAAACAAAATACAGTATAAGAAGGAATCAGTAAACTATACTGTTGATCAAATtaatgatgaaaaagaaaaggctAACAAAAGAATGGAAATTATTGATGAacttaagaaaaaaattattcaattGAAGGAAAAAACAATAGATATCTCGAAGGATGAATTAGAAAGTTTTAATTATGAAATTCCTGCTAGTAAAGCTAAAGAAAatcaacaaaaaataaatgaattggTACAAGAAGCTAATgcattaaaagaaaaagtatcAAGTGATAATACAGAAAGTGGAATTGATAATATGCAAATAATTATTGAAAcaaaattaagaaatatcataatagaaaataatagcATAGATAATGCATCTTACGAAATGGAGAACATGGAGAAATGTTTAATGACAAAAAGATTTAATAGTATAATGGATACTATTAGAATTTCTTTCACGAAAGctaaaagagaaaaagaaattacaaatgaaaaatttacaaaatcagaagatataaagaaaaaaataatagctGATTTTCAAAGGGCAAAGGATTTAAGAAATGTACTCATAGAAGTTTTAGATGAAAATTCTGttgatgaaaaaataaaagaaattaaattaattaatgaTGATATTATAGTTAATACaggaaatataaatgaatttttaacGATAACTGAACAACATAAGGAAAATTGTAGAATGAATTATCATAATATAGAAAGGGGAAAATATACAATAGAGTATTTAAAAAACCATGATTATAATGAGAAGAAAGAAATAACAGGAAGTGTAATAGAAgagataaataaatatgttaaaGAAAGTAGAGATTACTCCGATAAAGCAGATAAATATAGTATAGATACTAGAAATAATTATGATTTATGCTGCAAATATAAAGAGGACATGGATGATCTTTTAAACGAATCTTTAATTTTAGGagaaaacataaaatataaattaaaagtaaacgaaataaataatatatgggGAGCGATTCAAaatgattataataatattgaaagtctattaaaaaaattaataggaagattaaatatattaaaaaaagatatcaTTATAATAGaacaagaaaaagaagaaacaaATAGTGAAAAGTCTATAAAAGCATATGGACAAATTCAAACTACAAAAGTGCATTCAAATAGATTATTAGAAGAATTAGAGACCTTAAAACAAAGAACAATGGATAATTTGAATGGTTCTAAAAGTGCAGTGGAATTGATTTCAAGAGAGAATGAAACAgcagaaaaagaaatatccGACAGACTAAAAGCAGAGCaggaaaatttaaaaagaagtATAGAAATTTTAAGGAAAgtagaaattaataaaaatttaatgagcgatgaattaaataaactaAAAGGAAtagaaattaatattaatgatatggataatgaaatgaaaaaatctAAGAAATTATACGAAGAAGGAATTTtggaagaaataaaaaaagtagctgataaagaaaaggaaaatattgAATTCTTAATGAAATCAATAAACGCAACAATTGGCAATATAATTACATTTATAGGGGAATTACAGTTAGAAGAAAATGACTTAGTAGAAAAATGTGAAGAtactagaaaaaaaatgaatgatatatataatatatttgataAATCCTATggaaatatagaaaaatttgTATTAAACATTATAGAACCTACTAGCACATATGCTAGTGCAAAAGAGAAAAGAGAAGAAGCCGAattagaagaagaaaaactTAAGAATCAAAAACATGAAATGGAAAATttgttaaaaattattaatgatATTAAGAGAAATGAGATTTTAAGATTAATACTACATATGAAGAAGGATTTGGATAAGTTGGATGAAAAAGCTAAAGAAGAGCATTCATGGATagaaatacaaataaaagatatcaaaggaaatatagaaaatataaaagattcTGATAGTATAAATAGTGCATTGGATgagttaaataaaataaaaaaaaagagcgatgaaataaacaaaagtaaaataaGGTATTCTGCTTATAAAGACGAAATACATGCATTTTAcagtaatataaataaaacacTAAGCTTTATAGATATGGGTATAAAAACAATATCAGAAATGAAAGATTATGAAAGCATGAAGAATATAGAAGATATTATTTTAAGaatagaagaaaatttaggtgatataaataaaaaagtaaggGAGAACAAAGATATCCTAATAAAAGCTGAAAGTATTTATGAAGAAGTAAAGTTAagagaagaattaaaaaaaagaattaaggaagagttaaataaaattgatgGTATCTTCTCTATAATACAAGGTGCTCTTgataaatatacaaaaataaaagagataAATTTTGATGATGAAAAGTGTgatgtattttttaaaattatcaaaGAGAGCGAAAatctaaaaaatatatcaaatgCTTACATGagtaaattaaataaaatggatggagtattaaaattaaatacaataaaaactGAACTTGATAATAAAAAGTCTTCTTTAACTGATTTAGAACGTCGTGTTGAAGCAACAAAAACAGATAAGGACGAGTTTTCTAGTAAAATATTAAGGGGTATAAAGAATAACATTGGAACAATTACAAAAGAGATAGATTACGAATATAGCAATGTTTcagaaattaatatatttttttatgagtTACTAGAATtaggaaaaaattataaattatcttTGCAATATGCGGTTAGTACAACTGTAAATATTGAAATATCAAAAGATATgttaataatagaaaaaaaaaaaaaagatgctGCATTATGTGtacaatatattaaaaatagttgTGATTCTATGattaatgatattaatataataaataaaagctATAAAAGTAATATTATAAGTACTTATGAATCTAACAATGTTGAGAATGCAAATGTTCTTTCAGAGGAACTTAAGAGAAAGGGGGATGAAGGGATGAAAACAACAAATGATATAAAGAAATTACTTTTAACAATGAATGAAAgtaaagatgaaaataaagtAGATGAATATTTACAGAAACTAAAAGATATGTAtgaaatttttcaaaaagaaaggataaatataaatgaaatttttagaaatatcaatgatataaaattaaaagaaatggaTAAAAATAGTGAGAAATTAATTGATATAGCacatttacataaaaatattgtagAAAATcaagaagaaaaatttttaaacatGAAAAAGCAATTAAGTGAAATAAGAGATTTTTTAATAGGaagagaaaaagaattacttGGTATTGTTGAATGTGTAGACATAGAATGTATGCAGAAGATCAACAAAATAGATGAAGAAGTTAAGCATAAAACTAAGGAAATAAGtgaattagaaaataatagtaGTAGTGAGAAC